DNA from Variovorax sp. PBL-H6:
CCCGAAACGCGCCTGACGCGCGTGAGCATCATCGATGCCATGGCCACCGCGCGAGCGGCGCTGGCCGATGAGGCGACGCAGAACAACGAACGCGTGGACGACTACGCGACCACCGTGGTCGGCGCGGCGATGCAGGGGTCGAACGGCATCTTCTTCCATCTGGGGGATGGCCTCGCGCTGGCATTCGGCTTCGCGTCGGAGTCTTCCGAGGTGCGCGCAATATCCACCGGCACCCCGTCCGACTTTGCCAACGTGTCCTCGTTTCTCACCCAGGCCGATTGGCAGTCGAACATCGTCTTCACGCCGGTTCGGGCCGCCGATTCGCTGATGCTCATGACCGACGGCTTCTCACCCTTCGCCCTGGACCGGCGGGGCAAGCCCAAGCCTCGCTTCTACCAGCCGATCCTCGATTTCATGCGGGCCCATCCCGGCAGCGTCGGGGCGCAGGGCCTGACCGACATGATGAACACGCCCGTCGTCCGCAAGACCAGCGGGGACGACTGCACCCTGATCTGGGCCGGCCTGCGTGAACAAGCCTAGAGCGCGTCAGTTCCTGCTGCGAGGGCGGCAACAGGCCGACCCCCCGGAGACCGTCATCGCCACCGAGCTGGCAGATGGCGAGGGCGCCATGGCCAGGGTGTATGCGCTGCCCGGCGACACCGAGGTACTCAAGCGCTTCCGCGACGACACGCCGCAGGAGGCGGCGCGACTCACAGGCATCGGGCGCAAGATCGAAGCCATGCTGGCGTGCCCGCCCGGCATGCAGGTGCATCTGCAAGGCAACCGGCGCTTCGTACAGATCGCCTGGCCTCAACGTGCAGTGGTCGACCGCAAGAACCGCATCGTCGGCTTCACCATGCCGAGGATCAGCGCCGACGCGGTGCCCATGACGGCCATCTTCTCCAAGCGCAACCGGCAGGTGCGCGGTCTGCGCCACGACCTCGCGTTCCGCCTGTACGTGGCCGTCAACCTGTGCAACGTGATCAACTACGTGCGCGCGGCCGGCCACCTGGTGATGGACTTCAACGCGAAGAACTTCGTCATCGATCGCAACGAAGGCTGGGTCGGGCTGCTCGATTGCGATGGCTTTGCGGTTTTCGATGGCCAGGGCCTCATTCCGGCGGATGCCGTGAAGCCCGACGAGGTGGCACCGGAATTTCGTAGCCCCCACGAAGCTGGCAGCTACGACGTGCGCACGCTGGATGAACGGCAGACCCGCTTCGGACTGGCCGTCACGCTCTTCCGACTCTTCAATTCCGGCAACAGCCCCGCCGCCGGAAGGCACCTGAAAGCGGATGAGCCCTCGGGCGAGAACGAACGTATCGCCGGGCGGCTGTTCTCGGTGGACCCCCGCCGCGCAGGACTGGAACCGCGAGGCGATATCACCTACCTGTTCGAAGACGAGACCCTGGCCCTGTTTCGCCGAGCCTTCCTCGGGCCTGACGACCAACGGCCTTCTCCCGCCGAATGGGCGGCGCATTTCCGCCGCCTCACCGCCCGTTCGCTTCGCCGCTGCCCGCAGAACCCGGCCGACTTTCACTTCTCCAAGCCCTGCATGCATTGCGGCTACCAGCCGCCACTTCAGGCCAGTGTGCCGCCGGGCTTCGCGCCGGCTCCGACGGGAACGTCGATTCCTTCGGGCACATCGACGCCATCGGGCGGGTCGAACCCATCGGCC
Protein-coding regions in this window:
- a CDS encoding protein phosphatase 2C domain-containing protein, whose product is MLISAAGPTHLHADSDRWAVRASVVRGESHVRRDSVCQDCFAADVRGRRFVAVAADGAGSAPRSDQGSLLAARAIVSALLAPETRLTRVSIIDAMATARAALADEATQNNERVDDYATTVVGAAMQGSNGIFFHLGDGLALAFGFASESSEVRAISTGTPSDFANVSSFLTQADWQSNIVFTPVRAADSLMLMTDGFSPFALDRRGKPKPRFYQPILDFMRAHPGSVGAQGLTDMMNTPVVRKTSGDDCTLIWAGLREQA